From one Alicyclobacillus acidocaldarius subsp. acidocaldarius Tc-4-1 genomic stretch:
- the dnaN gene encoding DNA polymerase III subunit beta, with product MEFSLQKQALLNALQIVSKAVAVRTPKQVLMGILIEVHEDEIVATAYDLELAIQTRVPVGDETGLRVHQTGAIVLPARYFGDIVRKLPDTEIHIRVDANYMTEISAQSVEFHLHGIDAEEFPELPSFMGYESMQIPATTLGRLIESTVFAAATSEVRPVLTGVSITSDPTHLTFIATDGLRLAQHRVPQADLPERQVVIPAKSLSELAKILPEDETPVEMVLTPSHGLFVVGSTRFYTRLLEGTYPDTSRLIPRSARTQVVLDGDAFLHAIDRAALIARDKDNHMVRLEVTGDTLTVTSHSPEVGNVSETLSALRKEGEDLQIAFNGRYVIEAVRALDAAEIAIRFNGANQAFVIERSGDPSMLQLISPILWRS from the coding sequence ATGGAATTCTCACTGCAAAAGCAGGCGCTCTTGAACGCCCTGCAGATTGTCTCCAAGGCCGTGGCTGTGCGAACCCCCAAACAGGTGCTGATGGGCATCCTGATCGAGGTTCACGAGGACGAGATCGTCGCAACCGCCTATGATCTCGAACTCGCGATTCAGACGCGTGTACCGGTCGGTGACGAAACCGGACTCCGCGTGCATCAAACGGGCGCCATCGTCCTGCCCGCTCGATATTTCGGCGACATTGTGCGCAAGCTCCCCGACACGGAAATTCATATACGCGTCGACGCCAACTATATGACGGAAATCTCCGCGCAAAGCGTGGAATTTCACCTTCATGGCATCGATGCCGAGGAGTTCCCCGAATTGCCGAGCTTCATGGGCTATGAGAGTATGCAGATCCCTGCTACAACGTTGGGGCGGCTCATCGAATCCACCGTTTTCGCTGCGGCCACGTCGGAGGTCCGGCCGGTATTGACCGGCGTGTCGATCACGTCGGATCCCACGCACCTCACGTTCATCGCCACCGACGGCCTGCGGCTCGCCCAGCATCGCGTGCCCCAGGCGGATCTGCCCGAACGCCAGGTGGTTATCCCGGCAAAGTCGCTCTCCGAGTTGGCGAAGATCTTGCCGGAGGACGAGACGCCCGTGGAGATGGTCCTCACGCCGAGCCACGGCCTTTTTGTGGTCGGCTCGACGCGGTTTTACACTCGCCTCCTGGAGGGCACGTATCCCGACACTTCACGGCTGATTCCTCGCTCGGCGCGCACACAGGTGGTGCTGGACGGAGACGCGTTTCTTCACGCCATCGATCGCGCCGCACTCATCGCCCGCGACAAAGACAATCACATGGTGCGCCTCGAGGTGACGGGCGATACGCTCACGGTGACCTCGCATTCCCCGGAGGTCGGAAACGTCTCCGAGACGCTGAGCGCCCTGCGCAAGGAAGGCGAAGATCTGCAGATTGCGTTCAACGGGCGGTACGTGATCGAAGCCGTGCGCGCACTCGACGCCGCCGAGATCGCCATTCGATTCAACGGGGCGAATCAGGCCTTCGTCATCGAGCGAAGCGGCGATCCGTCCATGCTGCAGCTCATCTCGCCGATACTCTGGAGGTCGTGA
- the yaaA gene encoding S4 domain-containing protein YaaA: MDVHIRGEHITLGQLLKKVRIVASGGEVKSFLAEGRVRVNGATETRRGRKLRDGDEIEVEGAVYRVVSESDGHPAR; this comes from the coding sequence ATGGACGTTCACATTCGAGGAGAGCACATCACATTGGGTCAACTGTTAAAAAAGGTGAGAATCGTGGCCTCGGGCGGCGAGGTCAAGTCGTTTCTCGCCGAAGGGCGCGTGCGCGTCAACGGGGCCACGGAGACGCGGCGCGGCAGGAAACTGCGCGACGGCGACGAGATCGAAGTGGAAGGCGCGGTGTATCGCGTGGTGAGCGAATCGGATGGACATCCGGCGCGTTGA
- the recF gene encoding DNA replication/repair protein RecF (All proteins in this family for which functions are known are DNA-binding proteins that assist the filamentation of RecA onto DNA for the initiation of recombination or recombinational repair.), producing the protein MDIRRVELHDFRNYAKAEIELSPGVNVLVGENGQGKTNALEAMLLIAVGKSHRAHRDRDLIRWEQDRARILLEVSTRYGDRRLMLELGPEGRRAFANGVQVGRMTEFVGQVQVVLFAPEDLDLVKGSPRVRRRFLDTELGQLEPLYLHHLSLYNRALLQRNRWLKTASLSPDDDVLATFDHQIAFHGAHVIHRRLRFLARLRTYAARIYSDIASGREEFALSYRSSVSGVEEDMGVEDMTEILQRALQKNRAQDLRLGTTSVGPHRDDVLLFLDGREVHTAASQGQQRTIALSLRLAEIDFMREELGEYPVLLLDDVLSELDDLRQRNLVLGMSRKVQTVITTTSLNRLGQELDDFRLFRVCSGIIAEERV; encoded by the coding sequence ATGGACATCCGGCGCGTTGAACTCCACGACTTTCGCAACTATGCGAAGGCCGAGATCGAATTGTCGCCAGGGGTGAACGTGCTCGTCGGCGAGAACGGCCAGGGAAAGACGAACGCGTTGGAAGCCATGCTGCTCATCGCTGTGGGCAAGTCACACAGGGCGCATCGGGATCGCGACCTCATCCGCTGGGAACAGGACCGCGCGCGTATCCTGTTGGAGGTCTCGACGCGGTACGGAGACCGGCGCCTGATGCTGGAACTGGGGCCGGAGGGGCGCAGGGCGTTCGCCAATGGCGTTCAGGTGGGGCGGATGACCGAGTTTGTCGGCCAAGTGCAGGTGGTGCTCTTCGCGCCGGAGGATCTCGATCTCGTGAAGGGTAGTCCGCGCGTCCGGCGCAGGTTTCTCGACACGGAACTTGGGCAGCTGGAGCCCTTGTACCTTCACCACCTGAGCCTCTACAATCGCGCGCTTTTGCAGCGAAACCGTTGGCTGAAGACCGCTTCGCTGTCCCCGGACGACGACGTGCTCGCCACGTTCGACCATCAGATTGCGTTTCATGGTGCGCATGTGATTCACCGGCGCCTACGGTTTCTCGCGCGGTTGCGCACATACGCCGCCCGCATCTACAGCGACATCGCGAGCGGCCGGGAGGAGTTTGCGCTCTCGTACCGAAGTTCCGTTTCCGGCGTCGAGGAAGACATGGGCGTCGAAGACATGACAGAAATCTTACAGCGCGCGCTCCAGAAAAACCGGGCGCAGGATCTGCGCTTGGGCACCACGAGCGTCGGTCCTCACCGGGACGACGTGCTGCTCTTTCTCGACGGCCGAGAAGTCCACACGGCGGCCAGTCAGGGACAGCAGCGGACCATAGCGTTGTCGCTTCGGCTCGCCGAGATCGACTTCATGCGCGAGGAGCTCGGCGAGTATCCCGTGTTGTTGCTGGATGACGTCCTGTCCGAACTCGACGATCTCCGCCAGCGCAACCTCGTACTGGGCATGAGCCGCAAGGTGCAGACGGTCATCACCACGACCAGCCTCAATCGGCTGGGCCAGGAGCTGGACGATTTCCGGCTGTTCCGAGTTTGTTCTGGTATAATAGCCGAAGAACGCGTCTGA
- the gyrB gene encoding DNA topoisomerase (ATP-hydrolyzing) subunit B, which translates to MADRIPEQVYDESQIEVLEGLQAVRKRPGMYIGSTSAKGLHHLVWEIVDNAVDEALAGRCTRIVVQVHPDNSVTVIDNGAGFPVGIHPKTGRPAVETVLTTLHAGGKFGGKGYKVSGGLHGVGASVVNALSEWMRVEVHRDGRIYVQEYERGTPLYDLKVIGTTDKTGTKVSFKPDPEIFTETTVFSAETLMNRLRELAFLNAGLEIVFEDEREGGKRAVFKYDGGVAEFVRWLNQSKDVLFDDPIYVSAVKDDVAVEIALQYNDGYTATVYSFANNINTAEGGTHEAGFKSALTRVINDYARRYGFLKSNDNSMTGDDVREGLTAVVSVKVPEPQFEGQTKTKLGNSEVRGIVETLFAERMQMFLEENPSIARKIVDKCILAARAREAARRARELTRSKKMDVTSLPGKLTDCSSKDPERSELFLVEGDSAGGSAKMGRDPQTQAILPLRGKIINVEKARLDKVLANEEIRAIITACGTGIGDDFDISKARYHKIVIMTDADHDGSHIRILLLTLFYRFMRPLIDAGYIYIAQPPLYKIEKGKVVRYAYSDAQLEQILQEMGREGVRLQRYKGLGEMNADQLWETTMDPESRTLLRVTMEDAMDADMIFSILMGDKVEPRRDFIAEHARFVRNLDV; encoded by the coding sequence TTGGCGGATCGAATACCGGAACAGGTTTACGACGAGTCGCAAATTGAAGTCCTGGAAGGGCTCCAGGCTGTGCGCAAGCGGCCTGGCATGTATATCGGCTCGACGAGCGCGAAGGGGCTGCACCACCTGGTGTGGGAGATTGTTGACAACGCCGTCGATGAAGCGCTCGCCGGGCGATGCACGCGCATCGTGGTGCAGGTCCACCCGGACAACAGCGTGACCGTCATAGACAACGGGGCCGGGTTTCCCGTGGGCATTCACCCGAAGACCGGAAGGCCCGCGGTCGAGACGGTCCTGACCACGCTGCACGCGGGCGGCAAGTTCGGTGGAAAAGGATACAAGGTTTCGGGCGGTCTGCACGGTGTGGGTGCCTCCGTGGTGAACGCGCTGTCGGAGTGGATGCGCGTCGAAGTGCATCGCGATGGCCGCATTTATGTGCAGGAGTACGAGCGCGGCACGCCGCTCTACGACCTGAAGGTCATAGGCACGACGGACAAGACGGGGACGAAGGTCTCGTTCAAGCCGGATCCCGAGATCTTCACGGAGACCACGGTGTTCTCGGCCGAGACACTCATGAACCGTCTACGCGAACTCGCCTTCCTCAACGCAGGCCTGGAAATTGTGTTTGAGGACGAGCGGGAGGGCGGCAAGCGCGCGGTCTTCAAGTACGACGGGGGTGTCGCAGAGTTCGTCCGCTGGCTGAATCAGTCGAAGGACGTGCTGTTTGATGATCCCATCTACGTCTCAGCGGTGAAGGACGACGTGGCGGTCGAGATCGCCCTCCAGTACAACGACGGGTATACGGCGACGGTCTACTCGTTCGCGAACAACATCAACACGGCGGAGGGCGGCACGCACGAGGCCGGCTTCAAGAGCGCACTCACGCGCGTGATCAACGACTACGCTCGGCGATACGGCTTCTTGAAGTCAAACGACAACAGCATGACGGGCGACGACGTCCGCGAGGGGCTGACCGCCGTGGTGAGCGTCAAGGTTCCGGAGCCCCAGTTCGAGGGCCAGACCAAGACGAAGCTCGGCAACAGCGAGGTCCGCGGCATCGTCGAGACGCTGTTTGCCGAACGGATGCAGATGTTCCTTGAGGAAAACCCGTCCATCGCGCGGAAGATTGTGGACAAGTGCATTCTCGCGGCGAGGGCGCGCGAGGCGGCAAGGCGCGCGCGCGAGTTGACGCGCAGCAAGAAGATGGACGTGACGAGCCTCCCTGGCAAGCTGACCGACTGCAGCTCGAAGGATCCGGAGCGGTCCGAGCTGTTTCTCGTCGAGGGAGATTCCGCGGGCGGATCGGCCAAGATGGGGCGAGATCCGCAGACGCAGGCCATTCTGCCGCTGCGCGGGAAGATCATCAACGTGGAAAAGGCTCGCCTGGACAAGGTGCTGGCGAACGAGGAGATCCGCGCCATCATCACCGCGTGCGGGACGGGCATTGGCGACGACTTCGACATCTCGAAGGCCCGGTATCACAAGATTGTCATCATGACGGATGCGGATCACGACGGGAGCCACATTCGCATTCTGTTGCTCACGCTCTTCTACCGGTTCATGCGGCCGCTCATCGACGCGGGCTACATCTACATCGCCCAGCCCCCGCTTTACAAGATCGAGAAGGGCAAAGTGGTGCGGTACGCCTATTCCGATGCCCAGCTCGAGCAGATTTTGCAGGAGATGGGCCGTGAAGGCGTGCGGCTGCAGCGGTACAAGGGGCTCGGCGAGATGAACGCCGATCAGCTCTGGGAGACGACCATGGATCCGGAGTCGCGCACGCTGCTTCGCGTCACGATGGAGGATGCGATGGACGCGGACATGATCTTCAGCATCCTCATGGGGGACAAGGTCGAGCCGCGGCGGGATTTCATCGCGGAACACGCGCGATTTGTCCGCAATTTGGACGTCTGA